Below is a genomic region from Eubacterium sp. 1001713B170207_170306_E7.
CGCCTTTCTGCCAAACGGTAAAGTCAATATGCGGCGCTGTCTCTGGAATGGCCCTGGAGACCTTTCCCGCTAAAATTGACCCTTACTGTCAAAACCTTCCGGCAGCGCCGGCATTTTGTTTCCAGAATGCAGCCGCCCGGTACTTCATCGGTCTGAATAACATCCAGCAGACGCTGCCCGCAATGCGGGCAGCGAACCGCAATACGTTTTACCATAGTGCCATCTCCCCTCAAGTATAAACATTTGTTCTTTTCTATTTTAGTCCCTTTTATTTTCCTTGTCAATATATTTTTTACTCCATCAATCCTTCCTGTTCTAAAACCTGGTTCGTCGCTTCACTGGTCCCCTTTGCCAGACTGCAGAAAAAATCCATCTCGCCTATCAGTGAAATATTTCCACGGAGACGCGCAGTTTTAAAAAGCTTCTGGACACCGCCCGCGCCGACAAACTCCTCAAGTGTAAAAACCCTGTTGTCCCCATTAAAGGGAAAAGCCAGCAGCTCAACATCCTCGCTGCTCAGCTCCTCCCATACAGCATTATTTGCTGGAATTCCCAGATTTCCCGCCATATCCTCAAGATGGTAATAGACCTCCCGCATATCTGACGGCACCACAATTCGAACAGGCTTCCGCATCGAATTTTGATCACTTCCCTTAAGCATGGAACAGTACATTTTTTTCATTTTATCCCTCCTTTTATGCCTGCCAGCAGCCGTTTTTAAAACAAAAAAACCGGATAACACCTCCGTAAAAATACAGGAAGGCATCATCCGGCGGTTGGCTCGCCTGCCAAAAGCAGCGGCGTTGCTGGTATGAACATTTGTTTTTAATTATGCTTTAATTATATACATTTGTTCATATTTTGTCAAGTACACTTATTTGTTTTTCTTTTATAAAAATTTCTGTTTTTCATGCCTGCGGCCGGGTTTTATGGTAAACTATTAAAAAACTCTGGAGCCTTTGACATGAAATCAAAAAACATTCAAAATACTCTTATTGCCTTTATCCAGACATTTCCGGCATTGTTGGCCTTCGAGATCGTCTATAAAATGCTCTGCGCGGTTCTTCTTAAGCCGCTGCTGTCATTTATTATGCAGATATTTTTAAACCTCAGCGGCTACAGCCTGGCATTCAACGAAAGAATTCTTAATTTTTTCACAAATATTCCCGGCGTCCTTACCCTCATCATTATGCTGGCGCTGGGTGCGCTTATGGTCTATTACGAGTTTGCAGTCATCATCTTAATGCTCTACCACAGGCTCCATAAACAACCGGTCAGTCTGGGCACTGCCATGAAGATGGCCCTGACGACTTATAAAAGCCTTAAAAATTTGGGGGCAGTTGGCTTTACAGCCTACGTGCTTGGCCTTCTGCCCCTGATACACATCGGCCTGCGCCCTTCTCTGCTGCCGCAGACCCGGATACCTAATTTCATTACCGGTGAGCTGTCTAAAACGCTGATGGGAAACGTTGGCGTTTGCCTGTTTTATGCGGTTATCTTTGTGATTTTTGTGCTCCTGCTCTTCGTATTGCCAGCGATGGTTTTGGATCGTGTTTCCTTTGTAAAAGCCTCCCGCCGCAGCTTTGATATTTTAAAAAGAGGGCGTCTTCCCGTCGCCTTAGTACTGGGTTTTTATATGCTTATATGGCTTATTCTGTTTAACCTTCCAGGACTTGTCCCCACTTATTTTCCCGGCATTTCAGGCAACGGCCCCTTCACTGTTTTCCTGGGCCTTTTTTCAGGAAACACATTTGCCCCGCTCATGGGCTTTCTGCTGGTAGGCTTGCTGCGTATCACGCTTATGCTCCTGCTGCTGACCATACTGACCGCCGGCTACAGCGGACTCGATGGCAGAGTTAACATCGATGAGGGCGCCCTCCCCTTTATTGATGAGAAGCTGGGCCACACAAAAGAAAGGGCCATGAGCTTCTTTCATGTTTCGCGCCATACGGCAAAGAACGCCTGGACATGCATCAAAGCCCATCCATTCTTCGTCAGGCATCAGAAGCCCATCGCTCTGGGTGCTGTCATTCTGTTCGCTGTGGCCATGTTCAGCCTGTTTTATAACCCACCCGCACTGCACAGCCCCATTGTCATTGGACACCGGGGAAGCTCTGAAGGTGTGGAAAATACCCTTGGCTCTATTCAGGGCGGCATCAACCAGGGCGCAGACTACGCGGAAATTGACATTCTCTTGTCTAAGGATAACGTGCCCATGGTAATACACGACAGCAATCTCCAGCGCCTCTCCGGTGAAAATATCAATGTCTATGATCTGACCGCCGCAGAGCTCGGAGAACTGAACCTGTCTCAAAACAACGCCGAAGGAAAAATCTCAACGCTTGAGGAAGTGATCAAAGTCACAAAAGGTCAGATTAAGCTGCTCATCGAGCTGAAAACCCACGGACACGAAACGGCTGATGTGGCTGCCGAAACTGCCAAAGTGGTTGAAGCGCAAAATGATGAAAAGAACTGTATGTTCATGTCTCTGGACTACAGTCTGGTAGAACAGCTGAAAACACTTCACCCCGATTATACGGTGGGCTACTGTGTTTACGGAAACCTGGGCAAGGCGGACACAAGACGGCTGGTAAATATGGATATTGACTTTCTCACTGTAGAGGAAAATATGGTCACAAAAAAACTGATCAGTAAATCCCGAAAGGCATGGCTTCCGGTTTATGTCTGGACAGTGGATGACCCAAAAGCGATGCAGCAATACCTCGATCTTGGTGTACTCGGCCTGATCACAGACAAGCCCGCTGTGGCCCGTGAGGTCATTGATCAACAAGATTGATGAAAAAACTACTGGAAGATTTTTCCAGTAGTTTTTTATTTTTTCAAAAAAATTATTTTTGTTATTGATAACCTTTACTTATTGTGATATACTATTATCAGTTTTTGAAAACGAATAAAACTAAGGAGTTTTAAAATGCGTCTCGCTTACATTGCCCATATCTATGACCTGAAAAATGGCCACCACTGTATTAATATTCCAACCGCCGGTCTTTATGAAATCCATGAAGACAAAAGCTCTGCCAGAAATAAAGTCTCCAGCCGGCTGCTTAACTATGTCACAGAGTACAAAGCTTCAACCGGTTTTTTTCCTAAATCCGATCCACACAAGCCTGTGATGGAGGATCAGGTTGATGACAATGCTCCGCCCAGCACAATGATTTCAGATTCGACGCGGACCATCTATTATGTGGATGGCAATAATATTAAAAAATATCTCCGACAGCAAAAGCTTATGGACCGCTATGGCTGCAACGGCAACTGCGATGCCTGTGAGCTCTGCGAGTACAGTTAATGTTTGAGGCCGCTTCAAATGGGTATTTTAATGTTAATAATTACTAACTATTACAATATAAAAGGAGATCACTGCCATGTTTGAATTAACCGATAAAGTAGCGGTTGTCACCGGAGCCTCCAGCGGCCTGGGTGCAGATTCCGCAAGAGCCTATGCGCAAAATGGAGCAGATGTTGTACTGCTCGCCAGAAGAAAAGAAAAGCTGGAACAGGTGGCCGCCGAAATTTCAGGGATGGGCCGCAGAGTTTTGGTCATATCCTGTGATGTGACCGATGAAGCGTGCGTTAAAGACGCCGTAGAAAAAATCATTACAGAATTTGGTAAAATTGATATTCTGCTTAACAACGCCGGCGTTGCCGTCCGCGGCGGTGTGGATACCCTGACCGTAGAAGACTGGGACCATGCCATGGATGTCAACGTCAAGGGCATCTTTATTATGAGCAAATATGTCATTCCGCATATGAAAGAACAAAACTACGGAAAAATCGTCAATATCAGTTCTGTCAACGCTCTGATCGGGGATAAAGCCGATATGTTTATCCGCCACTCCTACAATGCCTCCAAAAGCGCGGTGCTTGGCCTGACAATCGGCATGGCCGCTTCTTATGGGCAATTTAATATCACCGTCAACGCCGTATGTCCGGGACTCTTTGAATCCGAAATGACAAAGGACACCTTGTTTAAGTCCGAAGCCTTCCTTCAGGGCTACAGTGCCCAATGCCCCATGAGTCGGCCGGGAAAACGCGGTGAGGTCAGCGGACCGGTGCTCTTCTTTTCCAGTGACGCTTCAAGCTATGTCACAGGCCAGCACATTGTCGTAGACGGCGGTACCTCAATCGTCTGACAAATCAGATTTTGCCATCCATAGTTAATGCCCTGTCATCTTGTTCTGCGGTACCTCGCAGAGTAAGATGACAGGGCTTTTTATTTTTACAGTCCAAAAATACCAGATGCTTCCTGCATATTGCGGATAACATCCACACCAAAGGGACACCGCTTCACACAGCTGCCGCACTCAATGCAGTCTGACCCATGGGCCTTCAGCGCTTTGTAATGCTCAGCCGTAGCGCCTGGTATTCTGCCCTTATGCTGTCTCGCAACATCCAGATATTTTGTCACCGCCGCCACATCAATCCCTGATGGACAGGGCTGGCAGTGATTGCAGTACATGCACTGCCCCTGCAGCTGAAAGCTCGGTGCATCAGCAATGGCGCTGTAGTCCCGTTCTATCTCAGAGCTCCGGCAGTAGGCTGCCGCTTCGTCGATTTCCCGCAGAGAAGAAAACCCGGGAAGCACGGACACCACTCCAGGGCGGTCCAGAGCGTAATGGTAGCACTGTGCCGGAGTCATGGCTCTGCCAAAGGGTGAGCTTTCCGCTGACAGCAGCCGTCCGGCCGCCAGTGCCTTCATGACCGTTATCCCAATCCCCATTGCCTCACAGCGCTGATACAGCGCACTTCTGACCGGTGCGATGCCCAGTGCCTTTTCATCCACCGCCACGCCCTTAAACGCCATAATATCCTCCACCTCACGCTGCCCATGATCCAGGTCATAGGCCGGATTGAGGCTGAACATAAGCATCTCATACAAGCCGGTTTCCACCAGCTTCATGGCTGTGACGGCATTGTGAGAGCTAAACCCAAGCTTTCGGATAACGCCCTGCTCTTTCAGGTTTATAGCGTAATCCAGAATCCCACTTTTCTTCACTGACTCCACATCCTTCTCTGAATCCAGAAAATGGATCATCCCAAAGTCTACGTAATCCTGCCCCAGACGGTTCAACATATCCTCAAAGGAACGCTTCACCTCCTCCAGGTTCCTGCTGCGGACATACTGCCCCTGGTCGCAGACTGTGCATAAATGCCCCTGGATCAGCATCTTGCCCGGATGTGTCCGCACCGCCGCGCCGATGGCGTCCCTTATCTCCGGCTGAGGCATATAAAGATCCAGCAAATTGATGCCCAGATCCATGGCATGGTATACCATCTCGATGATTTCATCACCGGGCATGCCCTCCAGATAAACCCCGCCAAAGCCAATCACACTCACAGGTGTTTCAACACCCTTTAGCTTACGATATTCCACAACTACTGCTCCTTTCTCAGCTTAACCGTATTATAGCACCCTTTTGTCCTGTGTAACAGATGTAAAATTCGATGACGGTTAAACCTTTTTTTCTTCTTGACCCCGGCCCGTCCACCGCCTTACAATAAAAGCAACCCACCAAAGGAGCTTCCCATGATAAATTATAAAACAAGTATTTTTAATGACGTACTGGGCCCAGTGATGACCGGACCTTCCAGCTCTCATACAGCCGCTCCCGGACGTATCGGATACTTTGCCGGCTGCCTGATGCCGGATTTCAAATCCATCCAGCTGATTTTCCCTAAAAACAGTTCATACGCCACCACCTATAAAGGTCAGAAATCAGATACCGCCTTTGCCGCCGGCCTGCTTGGGATGCCTCTGAACCATCCTAATTTTAAAAACAGTCTCAGATACCTCAGACAAGAGGGCGTTTCCTTTAAAGTCAGCCTGTCCGACAAGGCCTGCGAGCATCCCAATACCTGCGATCTTATTCTGTCCGGCCCATCTGGACGTCTTTGCGTCACCTCCCTTTCCACAGGCGGCGGAATGTTCTGCATAACCGCCATCAACGGCACCGCCGTTGACTTCAGGGGAGACAGGCCTGTACTCGCGGGTTTTTACTCCCGTGAGCAGCAGCGTATCCTCAAACATTTTTTGCAGAAGCTGCCGCCATCCATGGCTGACCCGCAGAGTCTGGTCAGCGGCGATGGCTTTTATGCGCTGCCGCTGAAAGCAACCGTTAAACGCGCCGAAATTGAAAGCCTGATAAAAACAGCGCCGGGCAAGCTGCGCTGTATTCCCGCGATTCTGCCTGTGCCCACGCCGGAGTGTTCAGCGCTGCCCTTTGGCACTGCCGGCACCCTCATTGCTTTTTTAAGAAAAAATCCCATGCCACTCTGGCGGGCCGCTGTAACATATGAATCTGTTAGAAGCGGATGGCCGATGGAAGAAATACTAGATTACGCTAAAATGCTCGTAAAAACCATGCACCAGTCCATAAGCTTCGGCTTACAGTACATCTCCGCAGGTGAAGGGCTCACAAAGCCCGCTGCCGCTTCAATGGCGGCCGCCGCCTCTGCCGGCCGTCTGCTTTCCCCCAGCCCCTATCAAAGCGGGGCGGTCTACAGCACTGCGGTCATGGAGGCCAGCAATACCATGGGCGTTGTGGTTGCCGGACCCACGGCCGGCTCCTGCGGCGTACTCCCCGGTGTACTCTTCGCACTGCTCCAGAAATCCGAAAAGCCTGCCGTCTTCCCGCCTGTTTTGGAGGAAGAACAGCTGGAGCCAGCCGCAAAGGCCCTGTTGTGCGCCGGCATCGTTGGCGTATTTATCGCGGAGCAGGCAACCTTTGCCGCCGAGGTCTGCGGCTGTCAGGCCGAAAATGGCGCCGCCAGCGCCATGGCAGCAGCGATGGCGGTCACCTTCATAAACAGTGACCCAGACGCGTCGCTTCGCGCTGCCTCCACCGCTCTCCAGAATGTGCTCGGCCTTATCTGCGATCCTGTTGCCTGCAGAGTCGAAATTCCATGCGTCAGCCGAAACGCCATGGCTGTTTCCAATGCTCTGACAAGCGCGGAGATAACCCTCGGCGGCTATGATTCCCAGATACCGCTGGATGAAACCATCGAGACAATGTACCGTGTCGGCTGCCAGCTTCCATCGGAGCTGCGCTGTACCGGAAACGGCGGGTTATGCCTTACTCCCGCTGCCGCTCTGCTGGAAAGAAAGGCCGGCCAGCCGCACGAATGACCCCTTTCACCGCTTAAATGCCATCACGGTTCTCTCAACTTGTGCTATAATGATAAAAAGCCCAGAACGAGGAGGCGCAGCCATGATAAAAATTGCCATCTGCGACGATCAGCCCAGCGAACTGGCTGATCTGGCCGCCATTATCAAAAATTACTGTAAACACAAGCAGGAGCTCATCTCGCTGGACTGTTTTCAGTCCAGCCATGCCCTGCTGGATGCCGTGGAGGACCAGAACCGCTTCGATATTCTGATTCTGGATATCATTCTACCGGATATGGATGGTATCGCCCTGGCCAAAGCGCTTCGGGCCATCGATGATGAGAGCACCATTATTTTCCTGACCACCTCCCCGGACTATGCCCTGAAATCCTATGAGGTCAACGCCTTTCAGTATCTTCTCAAGCCCCTTGACCGGAAAAAGCTTTATGATATTCTGGATAAGCTGCTGGAACGCCTGACCCTGACACAAACCCAGCGCCTGGCCATAACCACTTCCCATGGCATCCAGAGCTTAAAGGTCTATGACATCACCTATGTGGAGCATATCAGCCACGTGCTCCATATCCACACAAAAAACGGTGCCACCATTGCCACTGCCAATTCCACCATTACCCTGACAGAGCTTGAAAACCAGATTAACGACTCCACCTGTTTTTTAAGGCCGCACCGGGCATTTGTGGTAAATCTTTATGCCATCAGCACCCTGAACTCCGACAGCTTTATTCTGGAGGACGGCACCGTTATCCCCATCGCCGGACGCCGCTACACAGAGGTCAAGGATCAGTACCTCAATTTTCTGCTGTATAACAAGGGCGGTCTTCTGCTATGATGGCCGGAAACTTTTACCAGTCTTTTTTGCGGGCCTCCCTGGCCCTTTTATGCACCATTGGCCTGGTTTTTGTCATGACAGAATTCCGGTATTCCCGCAGAAAATGCCTTTTGATCATTT
It encodes:
- a CDS encoding glycerophosphodiester phosphodiesterase; translation: MKSKNIQNTLIAFIQTFPALLAFEIVYKMLCAVLLKPLLSFIMQIFLNLSGYSLAFNERILNFFTNIPGVLTLIIMLALGALMVYYEFAVIILMLYHRLHKQPVSLGTAMKMALTTYKSLKNLGAVGFTAYVLGLLPLIHIGLRPSLLPQTRIPNFITGELSKTLMGNVGVCLFYAVIFVIFVLLLFVLPAMVLDRVSFVKASRRSFDILKRGRLPVALVLGFYMLIWLILFNLPGLVPTYFPGISGNGPFTVFLGLFSGNTFAPLMGFLLVGLLRITLMLLLLTILTAGYSGLDGRVNIDEGALPFIDEKLGHTKERAMSFFHVSRHTAKNAWTCIKAHPFFVRHQKPIALGAVILFAVAMFSLFYNPPALHSPIVIGHRGSSEGVENTLGSIQGGINQGADYAEIDILLSKDNVPMVIHDSNLQRLSGENINVYDLTAAELGELNLSQNNAEGKISTLEEVIKVTKGQIKLLIELKTHGHETADVAAETAKVVEAQNDEKNCMFMSLDYSLVEQLKTLHPDYTVGYCVYGNLGKADTRRLVNMDIDFLTVEENMVTKKLISKSRKAWLPVYVWTVDDPKAMQQYLDLGVLGLITDKPAVAREVIDQQD
- a CDS encoding glucose 1-dehydrogenase — its product is MFELTDKVAVVTGASSGLGADSARAYAQNGADVVLLARRKEKLEQVAAEISGMGRRVLVISCDVTDEACVKDAVEKIITEFGKIDILLNNAGVAVRGGVDTLTVEDWDHAMDVNVKGIFIMSKYVIPHMKEQNYGKIVNISSVNALIGDKADMFIRHSYNASKSAVLGLTIGMAASYGQFNITVNAVCPGLFESEMTKDTLFKSEAFLQGYSAQCPMSRPGKRGEVSGPVLFFSSDASSYVTGQHIVVDGGTSIV
- a CDS encoding aldo/keto reductase; the protein is MEYRKLKGVETPVSVIGFGGVYLEGMPGDEIIEMVYHAMDLGINLLDLYMPQPEIRDAIGAAVRTHPGKMLIQGHLCTVCDQGQYVRSRNLEEVKRSFEDMLNRLGQDYVDFGMIHFLDSEKDVESVKKSGILDYAINLKEQGVIRKLGFSSHNAVTAMKLVETGLYEMLMFSLNPAYDLDHGQREVEDIMAFKGVAVDEKALGIAPVRSALYQRCEAMGIGITVMKALAAGRLLSAESSPFGRAMTPAQCYHYALDRPGVVSVLPGFSSLREIDEAAAYCRSSEIERDYSAIADAPSFQLQGQCMYCNHCQPCPSGIDVAAVTKYLDVARQHKGRIPGATAEHYKALKAHGSDCIECGSCVKRCPFGVDVIRNMQEASGIFGL
- a CDS encoding LytTR family DNA-binding domain-containing protein, which gives rise to MIKIAICDDQPSELADLAAIIKNYCKHKQELISLDCFQSSHALLDAVEDQNRFDILILDIILPDMDGIALAKALRAIDDESTIIFLTTSPDYALKSYEVNAFQYLLKPLDRKKLYDILDKLLERLTLTQTQRLAITTSHGIQSLKVYDITYVEHISHVLHIHTKNGATIATANSTITLTELENQINDSTCFLRPHRAFVVNLYAISTLNSDSFILEDGTVIPIAGRRYTEVKDQYLNFLLYNKGGLLL
- a CDS encoding L-serine ammonia-lyase, iron-sulfur-dependent, subunit alpha, with the protein product MINYKTSIFNDVLGPVMTGPSSSHTAAPGRIGYFAGCLMPDFKSIQLIFPKNSSYATTYKGQKSDTAFAAGLLGMPLNHPNFKNSLRYLRQEGVSFKVSLSDKACEHPNTCDLILSGPSGRLCVTSLSTGGGMFCITAINGTAVDFRGDRPVLAGFYSREQQRILKHFLQKLPPSMADPQSLVSGDGFYALPLKATVKRAEIESLIKTAPGKLRCIPAILPVPTPECSALPFGTAGTLIAFLRKNPMPLWRAAVTYESVRSGWPMEEILDYAKMLVKTMHQSISFGLQYISAGEGLTKPAAASMAAAASAGRLLSPSPYQSGAVYSTAVMEASNTMGVVVAGPTAGSCGVLPGVLFALLQKSEKPAVFPPVLEEEQLEPAAKALLCAGIVGVFIAEQATFAAEVCGCQAENGAASAMAAAMAVTFINSDPDASLRAASTALQNVLGLICDPVACRVEIPCVSRNAMAVSNALTSAEITLGGYDSQIPLDETIETMYRVGCQLPSELRCTGNGGLCLTPAAALLERKAGQPHE